A genomic segment from Pseudoalteromonas nigrifaciens encodes:
- the corA gene encoding magnesium/cobalt transporter CorA, whose translation MEYDEKYRGKLMLRLFSIHQNVIQEIEHDAENLSSVINGAQWIDVHEPNEFDRSLLMELLHTELPESNDIEEIEASARCFVDKSGIHIHSLFMTQSEGRHQTVSVACILQKERLITIRDGDIADFRLLRMRARRGQVESRSPQDLLVTLLEQKVENHADSLEDLHRELEAVSYLVLEDETSELEDAIGKLARLEDTNGKIRLCLMDTQRDISFLLRHLTVQSSEQETLREIMRDIETLMSHTTFLFDKINFLMDSTQGFINIEQNKIIKIFSIAAVVFLPPTLIASMYGMNFEFMPELKWAFGYPWAIGLMIAAGFSPYLYFKRKGWLK comes from the coding sequence GTGGAATACGATGAAAAATATAGGGGTAAACTGATGTTAAGACTATTCTCAATTCATCAGAATGTTATTCAGGAAATTGAACATGATGCTGAAAATCTATCTAGTGTCATAAATGGCGCGCAATGGATTGATGTTCATGAGCCTAATGAATTTGATCGTTCGTTATTGATGGAGCTATTGCATACAGAGCTTCCTGAATCCAACGATATTGAAGAGATTGAAGCATCAGCACGCTGTTTTGTTGATAAATCCGGTATTCATATCCATTCGTTGTTTATGACGCAGTCTGAGGGACGTCATCAGACGGTAAGTGTTGCGTGTATTTTACAGAAAGAACGATTGATCACGATCCGCGATGGCGATATTGCAGACTTTCGTTTGCTGAGAATGCGAGCGCGTCGTGGGCAAGTGGAGTCCCGTTCGCCGCAAGACTTGCTAGTGACATTATTGGAACAAAAAGTTGAGAATCACGCTGACTCGCTGGAAGACTTACATCGAGAGTTAGAGGCCGTAAGCTATTTAGTATTGGAAGATGAGACATCCGAACTGGAAGACGCAATAGGAAAGCTGGCTAGACTGGAAGACACAAATGGTAAAATCCGTCTGTGTTTAATGGATACACAACGAGATATCTCATTTTTACTCAGGCACTTGACTGTTCAATCGTCAGAACAGGAAACGCTTAGAGAAATCATGCGGGATATTGAGACCTTGATGTCACATACCACCTTTTTATTCGATAAAATCAATTTTTTGATGGATTCAACACAAGGTTTTATCAATATAGAACAAAATAAAATTATAAAGATTTTTTCTATTGCAGCCGTCGTGTTTTTGCCTCCAACGCTTATCGCTAGTATGTATGGGATGAATTTTGAATTTATGCCAGAGCTTAAGTGGGCATTCGGTTATCCATGGGCTATTGGGTTAATGATTGCTGCGGGTTTTTCACCTTACTTGTATTTTAAACGCAAGGGGTGGCTTAAATAA
- a CDS encoding FAD:protein FMN transferase, producing MKRLTLVVLISLMLGLVACSKPVEVKMLSGAAQGTTWHVSVWSNSAIDTERLQEEIEAEFLRIDKMMSNYHSDSVIEQFNRSENPQAIEVGEEIVSLVNIARQVSQATNGCYDLTVKPLFDLWGFSKDVFNAPSETDIQNAIKKIGLSYLTSPTQTSLLKKQPELSVDLSSIAQGYSVSRIAKVVESAGITDYLVEIGGEMQTRGHKPDDSFWRIAIERPLPGDRVVQKVIDIKQDDSIAIMTSGTYRHYFDEQGKRFSHVLDARTGKPVTHSTLSVTVLHDDPTQADAWSTALLCLGESDAIRVANEHGVAAFIVREEKGSLIESSSNAWNTMKNIGVN from the coding sequence ATGAAGCGATTAACTTTGGTGGTGTTAATCAGCTTAATGCTTGGCTTGGTGGCGTGCTCTAAGCCTGTTGAGGTAAAAATGTTAAGTGGCGCTGCACAAGGCACCACTTGGCATGTTTCAGTGTGGAGCAACTCCGCAATTGATACCGAAAGATTACAGGAAGAGATAGAAGCTGAGTTCCTGCGAATTGATAAAATGATGTCGAATTACCATTCAGACTCAGTCATTGAGCAGTTTAATCGCAGTGAAAACCCTCAAGCTATTGAAGTTGGGGAAGAAATTGTCAGCTTGGTTAACATTGCTCGACAAGTGAGTCAGGCAACCAATGGCTGCTATGACTTGACCGTTAAGCCGCTCTTTGATTTGTGGGGGTTTAGCAAAGATGTATTTAATGCCCCCTCTGAAACAGACATCCAAAATGCCATAAAAAAAATTGGCCTAAGTTATCTTACTTCACCAACACAAACCAGCCTGTTAAAAAAACAGCCAGAATTAAGTGTTGATCTATCCTCGATAGCACAAGGTTATAGTGTGTCGCGTATTGCAAAGGTAGTTGAGAGCGCTGGAATAACCGATTACCTAGTTGAAATAGGTGGTGAGATGCAAACTCGCGGGCACAAACCAGATGACTCGTTCTGGCGCATTGCGATAGAACGCCCCTTACCTGGCGATAGGGTTGTTCAAAAAGTGATTGATATTAAGCAGGATGATTCAATTGCTATTATGACGTCAGGCACTTACCGACACTACTTCGATGAACAAGGCAAGCGCTTTAGTCATGTTTTGGATGCACGAACAGGCAAACCGGTTACTCACTCTACCTTATCTGTTACTGTACTTCATGACGACCCCACGCAAGCAGATGCGTGGTCAACAGCCCTACTGTGTCTCGGTGAAAGTGACGCTATACGAGTCGCTAACGAACATGGCGTTGCCGCTTTTATTGTGAGGGAAGAGAAGGGTTCGCTAATCGAGAGCAGCAGTAATGCGTGGAATACGATGAAAAATATAGGGGTAAACTGA
- a CDS encoding mechanosensitive ion channel family protein, translated as MKDSLIQFWQSHSETIIALGYNLILAIVILVASSLIARAVRKAIKNTNSKLNKIDATLIPIFSAVASYAVYVIGGVFILDIFGVNTASLIALVGAAGLAVGLALKDTLSNIAAGIMLLILRPFKTGDFIEFGSTQGTVKEISLFTTVLETIDGLYIASPNSVLWGNNIKNFTRNGKRRMDIVVGISYSDSIDDGFKILQAVAANESRLMTEPAPQVMVASMADSAVNIQLRAWATNENYWSAYWDLNKQVKEAVEAAGLTIPFPQRTLHVVSEQRLSTVKDKS; from the coding sequence ATGAAAGATTCACTTATTCAATTTTGGCAAAGTCATTCTGAGACAATAATAGCACTCGGTTATAATTTAATTTTAGCGATTGTTATTTTGGTGGCTAGCTCATTGATAGCAAGAGCAGTACGTAAGGCGATTAAAAATACCAACTCTAAGCTGAATAAAATTGACGCGACCCTGATACCGATCTTTTCAGCGGTTGCCAGTTATGCGGTATATGTCATTGGTGGTGTATTTATTTTAGATATCTTTGGCGTAAATACCGCGAGTCTTATCGCTCTGGTTGGTGCCGCAGGCCTAGCAGTTGGTCTTGCGCTTAAAGATACACTCAGCAACATCGCTGCTGGGATCATGCTATTGATATTACGACCTTTTAAAACTGGGGATTTTATCGAGTTTGGCTCAACCCAAGGGACAGTAAAAGAAATCAGTTTATTCACTACAGTGCTTGAAACCATAGATGGATTGTACATTGCCTCGCCGAATAGCGTCTTGTGGGGTAATAACATCAAAAACTTCACGCGCAATGGTAAGCGACGAATGGATATTGTTGTGGGTATTTCCTATTCAGACTCGATAGATGACGGGTTTAAAATATTGCAGGCTGTAGCAGCAAATGAATCAAGATTGATGACTGAACCAGCGCCTCAAGTCATGGTTGCATCCATGGCCGATAGCGCAGTAAATATTCAGCTTAGAGCATGGGCAACAAATGAAAACTATTGGTCTGCTTATTGGGATTTGAATAAACAAGTAAAAGAAGCCGTTGAAGCGGCTGGTCTAACGATCCCTTTTCCACAACGCACACTGCACGTTGTGTCTGAGCAACGTTTATCTACTGTAAAGGATAAGTCATGA
- a CDS encoding TrkH family potassium uptake protein — protein MVQWHPLQTPIERKPRGNKKLNAAPPVILSTGFIFLILLGAILLKLPFAAHIPISWEQSLFTATSAVTVTGLVVVDTGSAFTAFGQGVIALLIQLGGLGLMTFAVVTLIALGNKVGFMQKTITKAAYNQTDTSTLVSTAKSVLLFSLLVESLGITILTLYWGQEMGWLKAFAHAVFYTISAFNNAGFALSPNSLMAYVADPVINLTITGLFIIGGLGFTVLMDLYKSKRWAKLCTYSKLMLISTVIINVIALLLIYAIEYDNPKTLQPLSEVGKWLAAWFQAVTPRTAGFNTIAIEELKNASTALTMMLMFIGGGSLSTASGIKVVTFIVLILATYSYLRRDKGITVLRREIDKESVYKALALTIISAGVTWLAIFVLLLVEDAPFIDIAFEAVSAIGTVGLSRGLTGSLSPIGEFIIMFLMFMGRIGPLTIAYFLASPRSKKLRYPSAQLSIG, from the coding sequence ATGGTTCAGTGGCATCCCCTACAAACTCCAATTGAGCGAAAGCCAAGAGGAAATAAAAAATTAAACGCCGCACCTCCGGTTATATTAAGCACTGGTTTTATTTTTTTAATATTGCTGGGTGCAATATTACTTAAACTCCCTTTTGCTGCACATATTCCTATTTCTTGGGAACAAAGTTTATTCACGGCAACGTCTGCTGTTACTGTAACCGGGTTGGTTGTTGTGGATACCGGCTCTGCGTTTACCGCCTTTGGGCAAGGTGTTATTGCACTATTGATTCAACTCGGTGGTTTAGGACTGATGACGTTTGCTGTGGTCACACTGATAGCACTTGGTAACAAAGTCGGATTTATGCAAAAAACTATTACTAAAGCGGCTTATAATCAAACCGATACTTCTACTTTGGTCAGCACTGCTAAGTCAGTTTTATTATTTTCACTGCTAGTAGAAAGCCTTGGTATTACCATTTTAACCTTATATTGGGGCCAAGAAATGGGCTGGCTAAAAGCATTTGCGCATGCAGTATTTTATACTATTAGTGCTTTTAATAATGCTGGCTTTGCATTGAGCCCAAACAGTTTAATGGCATATGTGGCCGACCCTGTGATTAACCTTACTATAACTGGTTTGTTTATAATTGGTGGTTTAGGCTTTACCGTATTAATGGACTTATATAAATCGAAACGTTGGGCAAAACTATGTACTTACAGTAAATTAATGTTGATCAGCACAGTTATTATTAACGTTATTGCATTATTGCTTATTTACGCGATTGAATACGATAATCCAAAAACACTGCAACCACTGTCTGAAGTAGGTAAATGGTTAGCTGCTTGGTTTCAAGCTGTCACTCCCCGTACTGCGGGATTCAATACCATTGCTATTGAAGAATTAAAAAATGCCAGCACCGCTTTAACTATGATGCTTATGTTTATTGGTGGCGGCTCTTTGAGTACCGCAAGTGGCATAAAGGTCGTTACGTTTATTGTTTTAATATTAGCAACCTATAGCTACCTCAGACGTGATAAAGGGATCACTGTGTTACGCCGAGAAATAGACAAAGAATCTGTGTATAAAGCATTAGCTTTAACTATTATTTCTGCAGGAGTTACCTGGCTTGCTATTTTCGTTTTATTGTTAGTCGAAGATGCACCTTTTATTGATATTGCATTCGAAGCGGTATCAGCAATAGGCACTGTTGGCTTATCTCGAGGTTTAACAGGTTCGCTGTCACCAATAGGTGAATTTATCATTATGTTTTTAATGTTTATGGGCAGAATAGGTCCGCTAACAATCGCCTATTTTTTAGCAAGTCCACGTAGTAAAAAACTAAGGTACCCAAGCGCGCAACTCTCTATTGGTTAA
- a CDS encoding potassium channel family protein, which translates to MAHFTVIGLGRFGIAASLELIHLGHTVTGVDSNPKLAEKYVEHLSETVVCDSTDEAALKELDLANSQAVLVAIGEDMQSSILCTLALKNLAVEQIWVKASTKAHHTIISKLGVTRIIHPEEEMGVRVAQALNYPMVNDYIALGNGLYVVEVHIKPNLHGVTIGQLLKDLKGEIEPLLVKRGKQTFVKLEHHFSLNERDSLLLTGNRAELKHIAPRLV; encoded by the coding sequence ATGGCTCACTTTACTGTTATTGGACTCGGACGATTTGGTATCGCTGCAAGTCTTGAGTTAATTCATTTAGGGCATACAGTCACAGGGGTTGATAGCAACCCTAAGCTCGCTGAGAAATATGTCGAGCATTTATCTGAAACCGTAGTATGCGACTCCACCGATGAAGCCGCACTTAAAGAGCTTGATTTAGCCAATAGCCAAGCCGTTTTAGTGGCCATTGGTGAAGACATGCAATCGAGCATTCTGTGTACGCTTGCATTAAAGAACCTAGCGGTTGAGCAAATATGGGTAAAAGCGAGCACTAAAGCCCACCATACTATTATTTCTAAACTGGGTGTTACACGGATTATTCATCCAGAAGAAGAAATGGGCGTACGCGTAGCACAAGCGCTTAATTACCCGATGGTGAACGATTATATAGCCTTAGGGAATGGATTGTATGTTGTTGAAGTTCATATAAAACCTAATTTACACGGTGTAACGATTGGCCAACTATTAAAAGATCTTAAAGGCGAAATAGAGCCGTTACTGGTAAAACGTGGCAAACAAACATTTGTAAAACTTGAACACCACTTTAGCCTGAATGAACGTGATAGCTTACTATTAACAGGTAATAGAGCTGAATTAAAACATATTGCACCAAGGCTGGTATAA